One part of the Sciurus carolinensis chromosome 4, mSciCar1.2, whole genome shotgun sequence genome encodes these proteins:
- the LOC124982886 gene encoding LOW QUALITY PROTEIN: basic immunoglobulin-like variable motif-containing protein (The sequence of the model RefSeq protein was modified relative to this genomic sequence to represent the inferred CDS: deleted 1 base in 1 codon): MGAGSLPPITQEEALHILGFQPPFEDIRFGPFTGNTTLMRWFRQINDHFHVKGCSYVLYMPHGKNKTAGETASGALSKLLTCGLKDESLAYIYHCQNHYFCPTGFEATPLKANKAFSRGPLSPQEVEYWILIGESSRKYPAIHCKKWADIVTDRNTQNPEYLDIRHLERGLQFRKTKKVGGNLHCLIAFQRLHWQRFGLWNFPLGTIRQESQPPAHAQRIAKSESEDNISKKQHGYLGWSFSASFHQDSAWKKMSSIHERRNSGYQGYSDYNGNE, encoded by the exons ATGGGAGCTGGAAGTCTTCCACCT ATTACACAAGAAGAGGCTTTGCATATTTTGGGCTTTCAACCCCCATTTGAAGATATCAGGTTTGGCCCTTTCACTGGAAACACAACACTCATGAGATGGTTTAGACAAATTAATGACCATTTCCATGTAAAAGGATGTTCCTATGTTCTATATATGCCTCATGGAAAGAACAAAACAGCTGGAGAAACAGCTTCAGGAGCCTTGTCGAAGTTATTAACATGTGGATTGAAAGATGAGTCACTGGCTTATATCTATCATTGccaaaatcattatttttgtcCAACTGGCTTTGAAGCAACTCCCCTGAAAGCGAATAAGGCATTCAGCAGGGGTCCTCTCTCACCACAGGAAGTAGAATACTGGATCTTAATTGGAGAATCAAGTAGAAAATATCCTGCCATCCACTGTAAAAAATGGGCAGATATTGTTACTGATCGAAACACTCAAAATCCAGAGTACCTAGATATCCGGCACTTAGAGAGAGGGCTGCAGTTTCGAAAAACAAAGAAGGTTGGGGGAAATTTGCACTGCCTCATAGCCTTCCAGAGACTTCACTGGCAAAGATTTGGGCTTTGGAACTTTCCCCTTGGAACCATCAGACAAGAATCACAACCTCCAGCACATGCCCAGAGAATCGCTAAATCTGAGAGTGAAGACAATATTTCCAAGAAGCAGCATGGGTATCTGGGCTGGTCCTTCAGTGCTAGTTTCCATCAGGACTCAGCATGGAAAAAGATGTCCAGCATCCACGAAAGAAGGAACAGTGGCTACCAGGGCTACAGTGATTACAATGGGAATGAGTGA